One window from the genome of Carcharodon carcharias isolate sCarCar2 chromosome 9, sCarCar2.pri, whole genome shotgun sequence encodes:
- the cysltr1 gene encoding cysteinyl leukotriene receptor 1 yields the protein MAGRIISYPTNFSSNYSCPLIDDFRNQVYSTVYSFVFVVGFSGNAFALFVLVKTFKQRTAFNVYMLNLAVSDMLCVCTLPLRVVYYASKGRWIFGDFLCRISSYSLYVNLYCSIYFMTAMSFNRFLAIVFPVKNMKIVNVKKAKIVCAMIWIFVTLTSSPFLLSGSHTYGNKTKCFEPPKVGTSRGVKSLLIMNYVSLVLGFILPFLIILICYIFIIRTLLKSTAAINKKKASRQRAIHLIIIVLGAFLISFMPYHIQRTVHLHSLQQWGQNCDDVIYMQKSVVVTLCLAAANTCFDPLLYFFSGENFRRRLTTSFTRKSSISSNQLSNKKKRSLMRVEPDKSDEDPFNPAQISGSNSNETAR from the coding sequence ATGGCTGGAAGAATAATATCATACCCAACTAACTTTTCAAGTAACTATTCATGTCCACTGATTGACGATTTCCGAAATCAAGTCTATTCTACAGTGTACTCCTTTGTCTTTGTTGTGGGCTTCTCAGGAAATGCATTTGCTCTGTTCGTCCTTGTGAAAACTTTCAAGCAGAGGACGGCCTTCAACGTCTACATGCTCAACCTGGCAGTGTCGGACATGCTGTGTGTTTGCACCTTGCCTTTGCGTGTGGTTTACTACGCTTCCAAAGGCAGATGGATTTTTGGGGACTTCTTGTGCAGAATCAGCTCTTATTCTCTCTATGTCaatctgtactgcagcatttatTTCATGACTGCCATGAGTTTCAATCGTTTCCTGGCCATTGTGTTCCCCGTAAAGAACATGAAAATAGTGAATGTTAAGAAGGCCAAGATAGTCTGTGCCATGATATGGATTTTTGTCACCCTTACTAGTAGCCCATTCCTGCTTTCAGGCTCTCACACCTATGGAAATAAAACAAAGTGCTTTGAACCTCCAAAAGTTGGGACCAGTAGAGGTGTAAAAAGCCTTTTGATTATGAACTATGTTTCGCTGGTTTTAGGCTTCATCCTGCCATTCCTCATCATTCTTATTTGTTACATATTTATTATAAGGACATTATTGAAAAGCACAGCAgctattaacaaaaaaaaagcatCGCGTCAAAGAGCAATCCATCTAATCATAATCGTGTTAGGTGCTTTCCTGATCAGCTTCATGCCGTATCACATCCAGCGTACAGTACACCTGCATTCCTTGCAGCAGTGGGGGCAGAACTGCGATGACGTTATTTACATGCAGAAGTCAGTAGTTGTCACGCTCTGTCTGGCAGCTGCCAATACCTGCTTTGACCCGCTCTTGTACTTCTTCTCTGGGGAGAACTTTAGACGAAGACTCACAACCTCCTTCACTAGAAAATCCTCCATCTCAAGCAATCAACTGTCAAACAAAAAGAAGCGCTCGTTAATGCGTGTTGAACCAGATAAATCTGATGAAGATCCTTTCAATCCTGCTCAGATAAGTGGAAGCAACAGCAACGAAACAGCAAGGTAA